GGTCCTTGCCCTCCCAGACGTGCCTCAGGCCCGTCACGGCCCGCACGGTCTCGGGCCCGGCGATCCCGTCGGCTGTCAGCCCGGTGCTCATCTGGAACTCCCGGACGGCACACTCGGTGAACGCGCCGAACAGGCCATCGGGACCGCCGCAACCGAACCCGAGCACGTTGAGGGCGCCCTGCAGCGTCCGCACGTCTCTGCCGTGCAGCAACGGTGTCCGCAGGTACAGCATGCGATCGCCGAGCGTGAAGGTCGCATCCACGAGCGCCGACCACGTCGCCTGCTCCACCACGCCGTCGGCAGCAAGGCCCGCGTCGGCCTGGAACACGCGGACGGCATCTTCGGTGCGCCCGAGGAAGACCCCGTCGACGCCGGTGGGGCCGAGATCATGACCGAGCGCCAGCAGGCGCCGTTGTATGTCCTCGACCGCGGGACCGCGGTCACCCGAGCGCACCGGTCGCACGCGAGGCCCTTCACGTCCGCGCCGGGAGCTACCTGCCGAACCGCTCCCGGAACCGCTCCACGTTGTCTTGGAGCATACCCGTTCGCGCGTCGACGCGGCGAACGAACCGGTCCACGTCGAGCGCCGTGAGCCGATCCGGCGAGTACCGGAACGTGTCCGGCTCCTCGTCGCGCGTCACGACCCGGCAGCGCG
This portion of the Actinomycetota bacterium genome encodes:
- a CDS encoding peptidoglycan-binding protein, whose protein sequence is MRPVRSGDRGPAVEDIQRRLLALGHDLGPTGVDGVFLGRTEDAVRVFQADAGLAADGVVEQATWSALVDATFTLGDRMLYLRTPLLHGRDVRTLQGALNVLGFGCGGPDGLFGAFTECAVREFQMSTGLTADGIAGPETVRAVTGLRHVWEGKDPTAPAALTLASARAGEALARRATAIVPSGAAAADVATRVVNLALAAEPASVMRVARVRGKARDDEIVVRLVTDRHEAPGGVPVVAAAGGTGGLAARVVTALSNASREPAEIAVDLSGLDLCGEREMQRAAVEVLDALCAALV